One segment of Vibrio gazogenes DNA contains the following:
- the hflD gene encoding high frequency lysogenization protein HflD: MANTNYDRTIAFAGICQAAFLVQQVAKNGYCDSDAFETSIKAILNMNPTSTIDVFGNEANLKVGLECLTKGLDSTPSGSELTRYIISLMSLERKLNSRRDVMSQLGDRLEMLERQSAHFEILDEQMMSNIASVYLDVISPIGPRIQVTGTPSVLQQTSNQHKVRALLLAGIRSAVLWRQVDGKRRHLIFGRKKMVEQARILLARI; this comes from the coding sequence GTGGCGAACACAAACTATGACCGCACCATCGCTTTTGCAGGAATTTGTCAGGCAGCATTTCTGGTACAACAGGTTGCGAAAAACGGTTACTGTGATTCTGACGCCTTTGAAACTTCAATCAAAGCGATTCTGAACATGAATCCGACCAGTACCATTGATGTGTTTGGCAACGAGGCAAACCTGAAAGTCGGGCTTGAATGTCTGACGAAAGGACTGGACAGCACCCCATCCGGTAGTGAACTGACTCGCTACATTATTAGTCTGATGTCCTTGGAGCGTAAGCTGAATAGTCGTCGGGATGTGATGTCACAACTCGGTGATCGCCTTGAAATGCTTGAACGCCAATCCGCTCACTTCGAGATTCTGGATGAACAGATGATGAGTAATATTGCCAGTGTCTACCTCGATGTCATCAGTCCAATCGGTCCCCGTATTCAAGTCACTGGCACACCATCCGTGTTACAACAAACCTCGAATCAACATAAAGTCCGTGCTTTGCTCCTTGCCGGGATCAGAAGCGCGGTCTTATGGCGTCAAGTCGATGGCAAACGCCGTCATCTTATTTTTGGCCGGAAGAAAATGGTCGAACAGGCTAGAATTCTTTTAGCCCGAATTTAA
- the purB gene encoding adenylosuccinate lyase, translating to MELSALTAVSPVDGRYGSKTIALRSIFSEYGLLKYRTIVEVRWLQKLSSTPGIQEVPAFSQEANHILNEIAANFSEADAERIKEIERTTNHDVKAVEYFLKEKVAVHPELNAVSEFIHFACTSEDINNTSHALMLKEARETVILPGIRKIIDAIRALAEEYRDIPLLSRTHGQPASPSTMGKEMANVAYRMERQYQQIANVEILAKINGAVGNYNAHVSAYPELDWHQFSESFITESLGVTWNPYTTQIEPHDYIAELFDAIARFNTILIDFDRDVWGYIALGHFKQKTIAGEIGSSTMPHKVNPIDFENSEGNLGLANAVFTHLAQKLPISRWQRDLTDSTVLRNLGVGVGYAVIAYSSTMKGISKLELNHDALLAELDQNWEVLAEPVQTVMRRYGIEKPYEKLKELTRGKRVDGEAMRQFIEGLEIPEAEKARLKQMTPASYIGQAIELTDKL from the coding sequence ATGGAACTGTCAGCACTGACTGCTGTTTCACCGGTAGATGGCCGTTACGGAAGTAAAACGATTGCGTTACGCAGTATCTTTAGTGAATATGGCCTCCTAAAGTATCGAACTATCGTTGAAGTCCGTTGGCTACAGAAGCTATCCAGCACCCCCGGCATCCAAGAAGTCCCTGCCTTCAGCCAAGAAGCAAATCATATTCTGAATGAGATCGCAGCCAACTTCAGTGAAGCGGATGCAGAGAGAATCAAAGAGATTGAACGCACGACGAATCACGATGTAAAAGCGGTTGAGTATTTCCTGAAAGAAAAAGTCGCGGTACATCCTGAATTGAATGCGGTGAGTGAGTTTATCCATTTCGCATGTACTTCTGAGGATATCAACAACACATCTCACGCGCTGATGCTGAAGGAAGCCAGAGAGACCGTAATTCTCCCTGGAATTCGCAAAATTATTGATGCCATTCGGGCGCTTGCAGAAGAGTACCGTGATATTCCCCTGCTTTCTCGCACGCATGGTCAACCGGCATCTCCAAGTACCATGGGCAAAGAGATGGCCAACGTCGCTTATCGTATGGAGCGTCAGTACCAACAAATTGCGAATGTTGAAATCTTAGCCAAAATTAATGGTGCAGTAGGCAACTACAACGCCCATGTATCGGCTTATCCTGAATTAGACTGGCATCAGTTCAGTGAATCGTTCATCACCGAGTCTCTTGGTGTGACATGGAACCCATACACAACACAAATCGAGCCACACGATTATATCGCTGAACTATTCGATGCAATTGCCCGTTTCAACACGATTCTGATTGATTTTGATCGGGATGTCTGGGGTTATATTGCTCTGGGTCACTTCAAACAAAAAACCATTGCGGGTGAAATTGGTTCTTCGACCATGCCACACAAAGTGAACCCGATTGATTTTGAAAACTCAGAAGGCAACCTTGGATTAGCCAATGCCGTGTTCACGCATTTGGCACAAAAACTGCCGATTTCACGCTGGCAGCGTGACTTAACCGACTCAACCGTACTCCGTAACCTCGGTGTGGGTGTCGGCTATGCAGTGATTGCGTATAGTTCGACAATGAAAGGCATCAGCAAACTTGAACTCAACCATGATGCATTGCTGGCCGAGTTAGACCAAAACTGGGAAGTCCTCGCAGAACCCGTTCAGACCGTTATGCGTCGTTACGGTATTGAAAAGCCTTATGAAAAACTGAAAGAACTCACTCGTGGTAAACGTGTTGACGGCGAAGCAATGCGCCAGTTTATTGAAGGGCTCGAGATTCCTGAAGCAGAAAAAGCGCGTCTGAAGCAGATGACACCAGCAAGTTATATCGGTCAGGCTATCGAACTCACGGACAAACTTTAA
- the htpX gene encoding protease HtpX: protein MKRILLFLATNLAVILVLSIVLNVVYVVTGIRPGSLSGLLVLAAVFGFGGSLISLLMSKGIALRSVGGMVIENPRNETEHWLFETVKRQAKQVGVGMPTVAIYDSPDMNAFATGAKRNDSLIAVSTGLLHNMTRDEAEAVLAHEMSHVANGDMVTMTLLQGVVNTFVIFMARFIAGIVSSRDSDEGESGNPMVYFAVSIVLELVFGILASMITMWYSRHREFHADAGAAQLVGKQKMIAALERLSMSHESQLEGSMMAFGINGKRSLTELLMSHPPLEKRIAALRQL from the coding sequence ATGAAACGCATTTTGTTATTTTTGGCAACCAACCTTGCTGTCATACTGGTGCTCAGTATTGTCTTGAATGTTGTTTATGTCGTAACGGGAATCAGACCGGGGAGTTTATCCGGCTTATTGGTGCTGGCCGCTGTGTTTGGTTTTGGTGGATCACTGATTTCATTGCTGATGTCTAAAGGCATCGCATTACGTTCTGTCGGTGGTATGGTGATTGAGAATCCAAGAAATGAGACTGAACACTGGCTATTTGAGACCGTGAAGCGTCAGGCGAAGCAGGTGGGGGTCGGTATGCCGACCGTTGCAATTTATGATTCACCCGACATGAATGCATTTGCGACCGGCGCAAAACGCAATGATTCATTGATTGCGGTTTCTACCGGACTATTACACAACATGACCCGGGATGAAGCGGAAGCGGTACTGGCTCATGAGATGAGTCATGTCGCGAATGGCGATATGGTGACCATGACGCTGCTTCAGGGTGTCGTCAATACATTCGTCATCTTTATGGCGCGCTTTATCGCTGGCATTGTCTCTTCCCGGGATTCCGATGAAGGGGAGAGCGGTAATCCGATGGTCTACTTTGCGGTCTCTATCGTTTTGGAACTCGTGTTTGGTATTTTGGCGAGTATGATTACGATGTGGTATAGCCGTCATCGGGAATTCCATGCAGATGCCGGTGCAGCCCAACTGGTTGGTAAACAGAAAATGATAGCGGCTTTAGAGCGTTTGAGCATGAGCCACGAATCTCAGTTGGAAGGATCAATGATGGCATTTGGTATCAATGGGAAGCGTTCTCTGACCGAACTGTTGATGAGCCATCCACCACTGGAAAAAAGAATCGCAGCATTACGTCAACTGTAA
- a CDS encoding glutathionylspermidine synthase family protein, with protein sequence MLRLNTEERPHWRDLAKKFGFGFHTAYGEPYWDETAYYQFTLKQIEDDLEKPTEDIHQMCLEVVDTVVGNEYWLRKFQIPEPMWQDLYDSWQKREPSLYSRVDFAYNGTQPAKLYENNADTPTSLYETAFWQWLWLEDMVNQGKIRRDADQCNLLQELLISRFQQLATYQPGQTLHLCCCKDSVEDRGTVQYLEDCAREAGLSTTFVYVEDIGLNTQGQFTDLTDKPIHWIFKLYPWEFMFREEYAANIQTASVNWLEPMWKSIISNKALLPLLWKMFPNHPNLLPAYFADDRDLSTLKDYVIKPIFAREGANITIVQNGRQTLRTEGPYGDEGVIYQAYHPLPKFGQHYTLVGSWLINQEAAGISIREDVSRVTQDMSRYVPHIIID encoded by the coding sequence ATGCTTCGATTAAATACCGAGGAACGGCCACACTGGCGGGATTTAGCTAAAAAATTCGGCTTTGGATTTCATACCGCTTATGGTGAACCTTACTGGGATGAAACGGCCTATTACCAATTCACACTCAAACAGATCGAAGATGACTTAGAGAAACCAACCGAAGACATTCATCAAATGTGTCTGGAAGTTGTTGATACCGTTGTTGGGAATGAATATTGGCTCCGTAAATTTCAGATCCCGGAACCCATGTGGCAAGACTTGTATGATTCATGGCAAAAACGTGAGCCGTCTCTGTATTCTCGCGTCGATTTTGCATACAACGGAACGCAACCTGCCAAGTTATATGAAAATAATGCAGATACACCCACCAGCCTTTATGAAACGGCATTCTGGCAGTGGCTATGGCTGGAAGATATGGTCAACCAAGGAAAAATCCGCCGCGATGCCGATCAATGTAATTTACTGCAAGAGTTGCTGATCAGCCGCTTTCAACAGTTGGCAACCTACCAACCCGGTCAAACACTTCATCTCTGTTGTTGTAAAGACTCCGTTGAAGATCGCGGCACCGTTCAATATTTGGAAGACTGTGCGCGAGAGGCCGGACTATCCACCACTTTTGTTTATGTCGAAGATATTGGGCTAAACACCCAAGGTCAATTCACTGATTTAACCGATAAACCGATCCATTGGATATTTAAACTCTATCCTTGGGAATTTATGTTCCGAGAAGAATACGCAGCCAATATTCAGACGGCTTCGGTCAACTGGTTAGAACCGATGTGGAAGTCAATTATCAGTAACAAAGCATTGCTACCTTTGTTATGGAAAATGTTTCCGAACCATCCGAATCTTTTACCGGCCTACTTTGCCGATGACAGAGATCTGAGCACGCTGAAGGACTATGTGATTAAACCGATTTTTGCCCGGGAAGGTGCCAATATAACCATCGTCCAAAATGGCCGTCAGACGCTCAGAACCGAAGGGCCGTATGGCGATGAGGGCGTGATCTATCAGGCTTACCACCCTTTGCCGAAATTCGGACAACACTATACTTTGGTCGGCAGTTGGTTAATCAATCAAGAAGCGGCAGGGATTTCTATCCGGGAAGATGTCTCGCGGGTCACACAAGATATGTCACGCTATGTGCCACATATCATTATTGACTGA
- a CDS encoding DUF2170 family protein, with protein sequence MWQIHEMMPILQHNDDWQVQTQGDALVVTNADGIEAYIAVAGEQILAEVVLFPATHAKDQAQLNALILKTHKMFPLSTIAINEINQADYYVAFGALSSQSKAESILIEVETLFRNVEAFIELYQEELITE encoded by the coding sequence ATGTGGCAAATTCATGAAATGATGCCCATTCTTCAACACAACGACGATTGGCAAGTTCAAACTCAGGGAGATGCCCTGGTTGTAACCAATGCTGACGGTATCGAAGCTTATATTGCAGTCGCTGGTGAACAGATTCTTGCTGAAGTGGTGTTATTTCCAGCCACACATGCCAAAGATCAGGCACAACTCAATGCGCTGATTCTAAAAACGCACAAGATGTTTCCTCTCTCAACCATCGCGATTAACGAAATCAATCAAGCAGATTACTATGTGGCTTTCGGTGCGTTGTCATCTCAGTCCAAAGCAGAAAGCATCCTCATCGAGGTTGAAACCCTGTTTCGTAATGTTGAAGCATTTATCGAGTTGTATCAGGAAGAATTAATCACGGAGTAA
- a CDS encoding PspA/IM30 family protein encodes MSVWKKLFTAIKGGANETAEAIVDQQALRILDQEIREAKAELKRSDEALVGIVAKRKLSEQKIASLEQGIAEYETHARNAMEKGAQELALECAQKVAELRNESSTENNYLEEFKKSEQVMRTNITQAKSKLRQLEQQIDVVKANEAVQKAQSAISATNVGANAKMHTAVESLERIKKRQAERSAQLEAAAEMAEENSNQSLDRKLAEAGITAGGTSSASDELERILKGGQS; translated from the coding sequence ATGAGTGTCTGGAAAAAATTATTTACCGCGATTAAAGGCGGTGCCAACGAAACTGCAGAAGCGATTGTCGATCAACAAGCACTGCGTATTTTGGATCAAGAAATTCGAGAGGCGAAAGCAGAGTTGAAACGTTCAGATGAAGCACTGGTCGGTATTGTCGCTAAACGTAAACTATCCGAGCAAAAAATAGCCTCGCTGGAGCAAGGGATCGCAGAATACGAAACCCATGCTCGTAACGCGATGGAAAAAGGGGCGCAAGAGCTCGCACTTGAATGTGCTCAAAAAGTTGCCGAACTCAGAAATGAATCTTCAACGGAAAATAACTATCTCGAAGAATTCAAGAAATCTGAGCAAGTGATGCGAACCAATATCACGCAGGCGAAAAGTAAGCTCCGCCAGTTGGAACAGCAGATCGATGTGGTCAAAGCCAATGAAGCGGTACAAAAAGCACAAAGTGCTATTTCAGCGACAAACGTCGGTGCCAATGCGAAAATGCATACTGCCGTTGAATCGCTAGAGCGGATTAAGAAACGCCAGGCTGAACGGAGTGCTCAATTAGAAGCAGCCGCTGAAATGGCCGAAGAAAATAGTAACCAAAGTCTGGATCGCAAATTGGCAGAAGCAGGGATTACTGCCGGTGGCACAAGTTCAGCCAGTGATGAACTTGAGCGTATCCTGAAAGGCGGCCAGTCATAA
- a CDS encoding ion channel: MPIFIQLRRWIYIQITQMNDKNIILAFGGYLLISWLGMNAIGETAITQSFTDFVYYLVVTSSTVGYGDFSPVTDAGKWFVALFIIPVGLGLFALTVGRIATLFILYWKRSLLGKRKIKVNDHILVLGWNEQRTLHLLNMLQHEQDTPRTIVLCVRPEIENPRPGEIEFVRVTSFTDQVGMNRAGVQHASCIIIDNPEDDITLSAALFCAGQNPNAHILAYFNDEGLSTLLKHHCPNVECIPSVSVEMLAKAAVDPGSSTLHHELLSSDKGMTQYSVIYPTGQCQTSLEALFLQFKQQYEAILIAVDRGQGIELNPPLNTSITGGDKLFYIAEKRIHQFRWSV, encoded by the coding sequence ATGCCTATCTTTATTCAATTAAGACGTTGGATATATATACAAATTACCCAGATGAACGATAAGAATATTATTCTTGCATTTGGTGGTTATCTGCTGATTAGCTGGCTGGGAATGAATGCTATAGGCGAGACAGCAATTACACAATCATTTACCGATTTCGTCTACTATCTCGTAGTCACGTCTTCAACGGTCGGTTATGGTGATTTTTCACCGGTGACCGATGCGGGTAAATGGTTTGTCGCATTGTTTATTATTCCGGTCGGACTGGGGCTCTTTGCCCTGACGGTTGGTCGCATCGCCACGCTGTTCATTCTGTACTGGAAACGTAGTTTACTTGGCAAACGGAAAATAAAAGTGAATGACCATATTTTAGTGTTGGGCTGGAACGAACAACGTACCCTTCACCTGCTCAATATGCTACAACACGAACAAGATACACCACGTACCATAGTGCTTTGTGTCCGCCCGGAAATCGAGAATCCTCGTCCCGGAGAAATAGAGTTCGTCCGCGTGACCAGTTTCACCGACCAGGTCGGCATGAACCGAGCCGGTGTCCAACACGCAAGCTGTATCATTATTGATAACCCGGAAGATGATATTACCCTCTCTGCCGCTTTATTCTGTGCCGGTCAAAACCCGAATGCCCATATTCTGGCTTATTTTAATGATGAAGGGCTCAGCACTCTTCTGAAACACCACTGTCCGAATGTCGAATGCATTCCTTCCGTTTCTGTCGAAATGCTCGCGAAAGCAGCGGTTGATCCGGGCTCAAGTACACTTCATCATGAATTGCTCAGTTCAGATAAAGGAATGACCCAATATTCCGTCATTTACCCGACCGGACAGTGCCAAACATCGCTTGAAGCGTTATTTCTGCAATTCAAGCAGCAATATGAGGCGATTCTGATTGCGGTTGATCGCGGACAAGGGATTGAACTCAACCCACCACTGAACACATCGATAACCGGTGGTGACAAACTATTTTATATCGCTGAAAAACGCATTCATCAATTTCGATGGTCTGTCTAA
- a CDS encoding YjfK family protein encodes MFSWLKNKVTDSQTSEPTAPEVLGFRLGGAFEFDTLKLKLIEPELIIEGVSPTQLIQAVGEVKLDEQTRLLRFYTDDDGYVQVLQEGTQDADVREVKMFYYYDTSPIDTENQWQTLLESGIVKTDWSLEGQQFQKAWDNIVPIAMTEKTWHKDGTVTETDQFVMVYERETESGYFEGLMVAGEEVINQYNAEHCLVLSTYFELTPTDFKIIG; translated from the coding sequence ATGTTTAGCTGGCTGAAGAACAAAGTAACTGATTCACAAACATCTGAACCGACAGCACCTGAAGTGCTCGGTTTTCGTCTGGGAGGCGCATTTGAGTTTGATACCCTCAAACTCAAGTTAATCGAACCGGAATTGATTATCGAAGGGGTCTCGCCTACACAACTGATTCAAGCTGTCGGTGAGGTCAAGCTGGACGAGCAAACCCGCTTACTGCGCTTTTATACCGATGACGATGGTTATGTGCAGGTCTTACAAGAAGGGACGCAAGACGCAGACGTCCGCGAAGTGAAAATGTTTTATTACTATGACACATCCCCCATCGATACTGAAAATCAATGGCAGACACTGCTTGAAAGTGGCATCGTCAAAACAGACTGGTCATTAGAAGGCCAACAATTTCAAAAAGCCTGGGATAATATTGTGCCCATCGCTATGACAGAGAAAACTTGGCACAAAGATGGCACTGTGACTGAAACCGATCAGTTTGTCATGGTTTACGAACGCGAAACTGAGTCTGGTTATTTTGAAGGCCTGATGGTGGCTGGAGAAGAAGTGATCAATCAGTACAACGCTGAACACTGTCTGGTGTTAAGCACTTATTTTGAACTCACACCGACTGATTTTAAAATCATTGGATAA
- a CDS encoding DUF350 domain-containing protein — protein sequence MELIRHSLLGLGNFSLYFVMSLVFLILFKLIYVRITPYDEWKLVKDNKNTSAGIALAGSMIGFSLALAGAASNSVNLVDFCVWSVVALIAQIVAFLVVRFGFMPKLAERIEADEIPAAIMMAAMSISVGLLNAACMTY from the coding sequence ATGGAACTTATACGTCACTCACTCCTTGGACTAGGTAATTTTTCACTTTACTTTGTGATGTCGCTGGTCTTTCTAATCCTGTTTAAACTGATCTATGTACGAATTACGCCTTATGATGAGTGGAAACTGGTTAAAGATAATAAGAATACCTCAGCAGGAATTGCCTTGGCCGGTTCGATGATCGGCTTTTCTCTGGCACTTGCCGGAGCCGCGAGCAACTCGGTAAATCTCGTTGATTTTTGTGTCTGGAGTGTGGTCGCGCTGATTGCCCAAATTGTCGCTTTCCTAGTGGTTCGCTTTGGTTTTATGCCAAAACTCGCTGAGCGAATCGAAGCCGATGAAATCCCTGCAGCCATTATGATGGCCGCAATGTCTATCTCTGTCGGTCTGTTAAATGCGGCCTGTATGACCTACTAG
- a CDS encoding DUF1190 family protein codes for MMKRSKQVVLAHMKKDWHCAAYAPITVAIAGLALSGCGDSGKDAVIYKNVNDCINDNPSYTTECKAAYQNAVSESARTAPRYNSLNECIADFGVDMCRSDPNNHSWFMPAMAGFMFARMLDGPRSYYSQPMFYSDYPYSPYYHQWRSASGNNYGSSGYRTNPVKIHRDQMKPKPTVTRTISRGGFGSTSSAKSSWGSSSNRSFGSSSRSWGG; via the coding sequence ATGATGAAAAGAAGTAAACAAGTTGTTCTGGCACACATGAAGAAAGACTGGCATTGTGCCGCTTATGCCCCGATTACCGTTGCAATTGCCGGCCTTGCGTTGTCCGGTTGTGGTGACAGCGGTAAAGATGCCGTCATTTATAAGAATGTTAACGATTGTATCAACGACAATCCGAGCTATACCACGGAGTGTAAGGCTGCTTACCAAAATGCTGTGTCAGAATCAGCCCGAACAGCTCCCCGGTACAATTCACTCAATGAGTGTATTGCCGATTTTGGTGTTGATATGTGTCGCTCGGATCCGAACAATCATAGTTGGTTTATGCCAGCTATGGCCGGATTTATGTTTGCCAGAATGTTAGATGGTCCCCGGTCTTATTATTCACAACCGATGTTCTATTCCGATTACCCATACAGCCCTTATTACCATCAGTGGCGCAGTGCGAGCGGGAATAACTATGGTAGTTCAGGTTATCGAACCAATCCGGTTAAAATTCATCGCGATCAAATGAAACCCAAACCAACCGTGACTCGGACGATCTCCCGCGGTGGTTTCGGCTCGACATCATCGGCCAAATCAAGCTGGGGCAGTTCTTCAAATCGTAGCTTTGGTTCTTCCAGCCGGAGCTGGGGAGGCTAA
- the bioD gene encoding dethiobiotin synthase — MIDALFIAGTDTDVGKTVASKAILQALAAKDLKTIGYKPVASGCEKTESGFRNSDALHLIKVSTCQSDYDDINPYALELATSPHIAAKHAGVAIDFSVLSDKLAQHKANTDIVLIEGAGGWRAPVSDSMCLSDWVKQERLPVVLVVGIQLGCLNHAMLTAESIRADGLDIIGWVANRINPGTEHYADIIEMLEQKMNAPKLGEIPYVPSAKRQELGRFIDVSPLLV; from the coding sequence ATGATCGATGCACTATTTATTGCAGGTACAGATACGGATGTCGGTAAAACGGTCGCATCAAAAGCGATCTTACAGGCACTTGCTGCCAAGGATTTAAAAACGATAGGTTATAAACCTGTGGCGTCAGGATGTGAGAAAACTGAATCCGGTTTTCGTAATTCTGATGCGTTACATCTCATCAAGGTTTCTACTTGTCAGAGTGATTATGACGATATTAATCCTTATGCACTCGAATTAGCGACGTCGCCACATATTGCCGCGAAACATGCGGGTGTTGCGATCGACTTTTCGGTCTTAAGTGACAAGTTAGCACAGCATAAAGCCAATACCGATATTGTTTTGATTGAAGGTGCAGGCGGCTGGCGTGCACCTGTGTCAGACTCGATGTGTTTGTCTGACTGGGTGAAACAAGAACGCTTGCCTGTCGTTTTGGTGGTTGGTATCCAGTTGGGGTGTCTGAATCATGCGATGCTAACGGCAGAAAGCATTCGGGCGGATGGTTTGGACATTATCGGCTGGGTGGCAAATCGTATCAATCCGGGAACGGAGCATTACGCCGATATTATTGAGATGCTGGAACAGAAAATGAACGCACCGAAGCTGGGGGAGATCCCTTATGTACCAAGTGCGAAACGCCAGGAACTAGGGCGGTTTATTGATGTCTCACCACTACTGGTTTAA
- the bioC gene encoding malonyl-ACP O-methyltransferase BioC yields the protein MIQHPSSSSASQRKARIAAAFGKAAQSYDRHAAFQREVGLKLLNELPQDLHGYVVLDLGCGTGFFSEQMRQRGAAVICADISQDMLVQARQRCGMSGFEYCHCDAEALPLADHSVDIVFSSLALQWCESLAVSFREIKRVLKPAGKGYFSMLVAGSLLELEQAWVKVDSARHVNRFISGNAVKIALAQAECTQYQIDLYSFGLWYDSAMHLMRDLKGIGATHIDGRTSRLISHRMLAQVEAAYQTFANREGRLPATYQVCFGVIHQ from the coding sequence ATGATTCAACATCCCTCATCATCGTCTGCTTCGCAGAGAAAAGCGCGCATTGCCGCAGCATTTGGCAAAGCCGCACAGAGTTATGATCGCCATGCCGCTTTTCAGCGTGAAGTCGGGCTGAAACTCCTCAATGAGTTACCACAGGATTTACACGGCTATGTTGTTTTGGATTTAGGTTGTGGGACAGGCTTCTTTTCGGAACAGATGCGTCAGCGAGGTGCAGCAGTCATTTGTGCTGATATATCGCAGGATATGCTGGTTCAAGCCAGACAACGTTGCGGCATGTCCGGATTTGAATACTGTCACTGTGATGCTGAAGCTTTGCCTTTGGCCGATCATAGCGTGGATATCGTGTTCTCTAGTTTAGCGCTGCAGTGGTGTGAATCGCTGGCGGTTTCATTCCGGGAAATCAAACGGGTGCTTAAACCGGCAGGAAAGGGGTATTTCTCTATGTTGGTTGCCGGTTCTCTTCTCGAACTGGAGCAAGCTTGGGTGAAGGTTGATTCGGCCCGACATGTGAACCGTTTTATCTCTGGGAATGCGGTAAAAATTGCGTTAGCGCAAGCTGAGTGCACACAGTATCAGATAGACTTATATTCGTTCGGGCTCTGGTACGACTCAGCAATGCATCTCATGAGAGATTTAAAAGGCATTGGTGCAACACATATTGACGGGCGGACGAGTCGACTTATCAGTCATCGGATGCTTGCTCAGGTTGAGGCGGCATATCAAACATTTGCTAACCGAGAAGGGCGACTTCCTGCTACTTATCAGGTTTGTTTTGGGGTTATTCATCAATGA
- the bioF gene encoding 8-amino-7-oxononanoate synthase, with amino-acid sequence MKPAFKQRLKVELAERKSRGLTRALVPIARQNGAQFVHQGHQYLNFSSNDYLGLATDPTLIAAWQEGLSRYGCGSGASPLVTGFHQTHQTLEAMLCEWLGYERAILFNSGFSANQAVLFSLLQRGDLLLQDRLNHASLMEAGTLSAATMKRFRHNDVAHVSALLSAEHTNVVVTEGVFSMDGDCAPLAELSTCVQHRAVLMVDDAHGIGVLGDGGMGSCAAAGIHPDLLVVTFGKAFGLSGAAVLCDRDTGDYLTQFARHHVYSTAIPPAQAYALSRAIEMIQQDQWRRDKLRQLQALYHNCLAWHGATSLSQTPIQPLIIGSSAQALQLASALREQGIWVNAIRPPTVPEGTARLRVTLTTGHTEAQVRQLAMTLQQVMERLGEY; translated from the coding sequence ATGAAGCCAGCATTTAAACAGCGCTTGAAGGTCGAGTTAGCTGAGCGCAAATCACGAGGATTGACGCGGGCGTTGGTGCCTATTGCGCGCCAAAACGGGGCGCAGTTCGTTCATCAAGGGCATCAATATCTTAACTTTTCCAGCAATGATTATCTCGGACTTGCCACCGACCCGACCCTGATTGCAGCATGGCAGGAAGGCCTCAGCCGTTACGGATGTGGCAGCGGTGCCTCACCGTTAGTGACGGGGTTCCACCAGACGCATCAAACGCTCGAAGCCATGTTGTGTGAATGGTTGGGGTATGAGCGGGCGATTCTGTTTAATTCAGGATTTAGTGCCAACCAAGCGGTTTTATTTAGTCTGCTACAGCGCGGGGATTTGCTGCTTCAGGATCGCTTGAATCACGCCTCGCTGATGGAAGCCGGTACACTCTCGGCAGCGACGATGAAGCGCTTTCGCCATAATGATGTTGCCCATGTGTCGGCACTGTTGTCCGCAGAACACACCAATGTGGTGGTCACCGAAGGGGTGTTCAGTATGGATGGCGATTGTGCACCGCTGGCTGAATTGAGCACTTGTGTGCAGCATCGGGCGGTCTTGATGGTTGATGATGCCCATGGTATCGGGGTGTTGGGTGACGGTGGTATGGGAAGTTGCGCTGCTGCGGGAATCCACCCCGATCTGTTGGTTGTGACCTTTGGTAAAGCATTTGGTCTCTCAGGTGCTGCGGTGTTGTGTGATCGGGACACGGGTGATTATCTCACTCAGTTTGCACGGCATCATGTCTATTCGACCGCCATTCCACCGGCACAAGCTTATGCGCTGAGCCGAGCCATTGAGATGATTCAGCAAGATCAGTGGCGACGTGACAAACTCCGGCAACTGCAGGCGCTATATCATAATTGTCTCGCTTGGCATGGCGCGACTTCGCTGTCACAAACGCCTATTCAGCCTTTGATTATTGGCAGTAGCGCCCAAGCTTTACAGTTGGCGAGTGCATTGCGGGAACAGGGGATTTGGGTGAATGCGATTCGTCCGCCAACGGTGCCGGAAGGTACCGCAAGATTAAGAGTGACCTTGACGACCGGGCACACTGAAGCTCAGGTTCGTCAACTGGCAATGACATTGCAGCAAGTGATGGAGCGGCTCGGTGAATATTGA